A genome region from Triticum aestivum cultivar Chinese Spring chromosome 2B, IWGSC CS RefSeq v2.1, whole genome shotgun sequence includes the following:
- the LOC123045276 gene encoding TBC domain-containing protein C1952.17c: protein MADGANPNPTSTPRQKAVPDWLNSPIWSAPAPSPRHRSPPRAPSPPPPPPPKPQHDPTPPPPRQPARRDGASSDSDSDSGGGDEGAATSSRTHLVAEFKAALERKVVDLAELRRLACQGVPDDPAVRPVVWKLLLGYLPMDHALWAYELEKKRSQYSAFKDELLVNPSEVTRRMEMTISKRKEHNSEGTGFLPRAEIVQDEHPLSLGKTSVWNQHFQESETVEQIDRDVKRTHPEMQFFNGGSSDALSNQESLKRILTIFAKLNPGIRYVQGMNEVLAPLYYVFKNDPDQSNSASAESDAFFCFVEVLSGFRDNFCKQLDNSVVGIRSTISKLSQLLKRHDEELWRHLEVVTKVNPQFYAFRWITLLLTQEFKFRDCIHLWDALLGDPEGPQATLLRICCAMLILVRRRLLAGDFTANLKLLQNYPPTNIDHLLHIANKLRGLVPC from the exons ATGGCCGACGGCGCCAACCCAAACCCGACATCCACACCCAGGCAGAAGGCAGTCCCAGACTGGCTCAACAGCCCGATCTGGTCCGCCCCTGCCCCTAGCCCGCGCCACCGCTCTCCtccccgcgccccctcccctcccccacctccCCCTCCCAAGCCGCAGCACGATCCGACCCCGCCGCCCCCTCGTCAACCCGCGCGGCGCGACGGTGCAAGCTCTGACTCCGACTccgacagcggcggcggcgacgagggcgcGGCCACCTCGTCTCGGACCCACCTCGTCGCCGAGTTCAAAGCGGCG CTGGAAAGGAAGGTGGTGGATCTGGCGGAGCTGCGGAGGCTCGCGTGCCAGGGCGTGCCTGACGACCCCGCCGTGCGGCCTGTTGTCTGGAAG CTTCTCTTGGGGTACTTGCCAATGGATCATGCTCTGTGGGCGTACGAACTGGAAAAAAAGCGGTCCCAGTACAGTGCTTTCAAAGACGAGCTTTTGGTTAACCCT TCAGAAGTTACCCGAAGAATGGAAATGACTATTTCAAAAAGGAAGGAACATAATTCTGAAGGAACTGGATTTCTCCCAAGGGCGGAAATCGTCCAGGACGAACATCCTCTAAGCCTTGGGAAAACTAGTGTTTGGAACCAACACTTCCAG GAATCTGAAACTGTAGAGCAGATTGATAGAGATGTTAAGCGTACTCATCCTGAGATGCAGTTTTTCAATGGCGGTTCTTCTGATGCCTTGTCTAATCAG GAGTCACTGAAGCGAATACTTACCATCTTTGCAAAATTAAACCCGGGTATAAGATATGTACAAGGAATGAATGAAGTTTTGGCACCTCTCTACTATGTCTTCAAGAATGATCCAGACCAAAGTAATTCT GCTTCAGCAGAGTCAGATGCTTTTTTCTGTTTTGTTGAGGTGCTAAGTGGATTTCGAGATAACTTTTGCAAGCAGCTTGACAACAGTGTTGTTGGTATACGCTCCACAATCAGTAAACTATCCCAGCTCCTGAAAAGGCATGATGAAGAGCTCTGGCGGCATTTAGAGGTCGTAACCAAG GTTAACCCACAGTTCTATGCGTTCAGATGGATCACCCTGCTATTGACACAGGAGTTTAAGTTCCGTGACTGCATCCACCTGTGGGATGCGTTATTAGGTGATCCAGAGGGGCCCCAG GCTACCTTGTTAAGGATCTGCTGTGCAATGCTAATTCTTGTTCGAAGACGGCTCTTGGCTGGCGACTTCACTGCAAACCTCAAGCTTCTCCAGAATTACCCACCCACAAACATTGACCACTTGTTACATATTGCTAATAAATTGCGTGGGCTAGTTCCCTGCTGA